A single window of Syntrophus aciditrophicus SB DNA harbors:
- a CDS encoding cytochrome b/b6 domain-containing protein has translation MKNSRLCGKILVPALTLFLSLLYHTADAAVSRTCQGCHDDPKFQAAFNSSVHGSNGCRSCHADIRNLDRHMTGQDKPVPVSCASCHQQIAGEYRANFHYLQEDFRCVDCHRDIHNRQRAGRDIKRRTIEQCTACHSNEEYVASGHAEAVLKGNMDAADCGDCHGLHDTRVYHTSLEKYPAEARNFYTQKCNRCHADRAMMKRNNLSPDMVRLYEETYHGKVRGVGQATLVAGCADCHRTHNILPKTDPRSSIHPSHLVENCGRCHQGFHPRFVEYKAHPDYRDKERYPALYWAFVFMSGLLIFTFSFFWIHTALWWRKSYWEKHAREKSGLLSEVCEIAPEGYQHIQRFSFQERFLHFFLILSFFTLVTTGFPLKYHSTDWARAFIRLWGGAESAGLWHRIAAGVLMLIVAYVFVLSCRFLFSGGQGKGEWKERLFGPDSLFPRKKDWEDMKGMFLWFFNRGPKPRFDRWTYWEKFDFWAVFWGMFAIGGSGLLLWKPEWSSWIVPGWVLNVATIIHSEEALLAALFIFTVHFFNTHFVPDKFPMDRLIFTGTYSLNELQRERPLAYERLMAEQRLDSLKREHPSIPLKLISAVIGLGSLLLGLTITALIYWVIVSG, from the coding sequence ATGAAAAATTCGCGGTTATGTGGAAAAATTCTGGTTCCGGCGTTGACGCTCTTCTTGAGCCTTCTCTATCATACTGCCGATGCAGCCGTTTCGCGGACCTGCCAGGGCTGCCATGATGACCCGAAATTCCAGGCGGCCTTTAACTCTTCGGTCCACGGCAGCAACGGCTGCCGGAGCTGTCACGCCGACATCCGGAACCTGGACCGCCACATGACGGGGCAGGACAAGCCCGTGCCCGTTTCCTGTGCGTCCTGCCACCAGCAGATCGCCGGGGAATACCGCGCCAATTTCCATTACCTTCAGGAGGATTTCCGCTGTGTCGACTGCCATCGGGACATTCATAACCGGCAGCGGGCAGGCAGGGATATTAAGCGTCGGACCATCGAACAATGCACGGCCTGTCATTCCAACGAGGAATACGTGGCTTCGGGCCATGCGGAAGCCGTTCTCAAGGGAAATATGGATGCGGCGGATTGCGGCGATTGTCACGGCCTCCACGACACACGGGTTTACCACACCTCCCTGGAAAAGTATCCCGCTGAAGCCAGAAATTTCTATACCCAGAAGTGCAACCGCTGCCACGCAGACAGGGCCATGATGAAGCGAAACAACCTATCCCCGGACATGGTCAGGCTGTACGAAGAGACTTACCACGGCAAGGTCCGCGGTGTCGGCCAGGCCACACTGGTCGCCGGGTGCGCCGACTGCCACCGGACCCACAACATCCTGCCGAAAACAGACCCCCGTTCCAGCATCCATCCCAGCCATCTCGTCGAGAACTGCGGGCGCTGCCATCAGGGATTTCATCCGCGATTCGTGGAATACAAGGCCCATCCGGACTATCGGGACAAGGAACGATATCCCGCCCTCTACTGGGCCTTTGTCTTCATGTCCGGCCTCCTGATCTTCACGTTCTCCTTTTTCTGGATCCACACAGCTCTCTGGTGGCGAAAAAGTTATTGGGAAAAGCACGCCCGGGAAAAGAGCGGCCTCCTTTCGGAGGTATGCGAAATAGCTCCGGAGGGCTATCAGCACATCCAACGGTTCTCTTTCCAGGAAAGGTTTCTGCATTTCTTTCTGATTCTGTCCTTTTTCACCCTTGTAACGACGGGTTTCCCCTTGAAATATCATTCCACCGACTGGGCCAGGGCCTTTATCCGCCTGTGGGGAGGCGCTGAGTCGGCTGGGCTCTGGCACCGCATCGCCGCGGGGGTTCTGATGCTGATCGTGGCCTATGTCTTCGTTCTGTCCTGCCGCTTCCTCTTCTCCGGGGGACAGGGCAAGGGGGAATGGAAAGAACGTCTTTTCGGCCCTGATTCCCTGTTTCCTCGGAAGAAGGACTGGGAAGACATGAAAGGGATGTTCCTGTGGTTCTTCAATAGAGGGCCGAAGCCCCGCTTCGACCGCTGGACCTACTGGGAAAAGTTCGACTTCTGGGCGGTCTTCTGGGGGATGTTTGCCATCGGCGGCTCCGGCCTTCTGCTCTGGAAGCCGGAGTGGTCTTCCTGGATCGTACCCGGGTGGGTTCTGAATGTGGCGACGATCATCCATTCCGAGGAGGCCCTCCTGGCAGCTCTCTTCATCTTTACCGTTCACTTCTTCAATACCCACTTCGTTCCGGACAAGTTCCCCATGGATCGCCTGATTTTCACGGGCACTTACTCCCTGAACGAACTGCAGCGGGAGCGCCCCCTTGCGTATGAGCGTCTCATGGCGGAACAGAGGCTCGATTCTCTGAAGCGGGAGCACCCCAGTATACCGCTGAAGCTCATCTCTGCCGTTATCGGTCTGGGAAGCCTCCTTCTGGGGCTGACCATCACGGCCCTGATCTATTGGGTGATCGTTTCCGGATGA
- a CDS encoding sulfurtransferase, whose protein sequence is MKKIKYFSLLLIVFLFLPLAAIAQEFSPVVSTDWLQQNLDNPKVIIVDIRKVEDYRAGHIPGAISMFYGTWAIKKGELDNQLPEDDELIDLLSSAGISPDSIVVVAGTTESGPDRVNTTRVAWTLKYAGVKTVGILDGGHTKWMVREKRAVSTEAVKPKAKPYRGKFDKNLLAKKDYVMSQLGKALIVDVREPEFFSGTNKLPFVAKAGRIAGAVNLPTAQVFEKYPPGEHLETCCYTLKDKAQLKNMASGVVGSDLSREIIVYCDSGRVASMWWFILHDVLGYTNVRNYDGSMQEWAKDPNAKMEP, encoded by the coding sequence ATGAAAAAGATTAAATATTTTTCACTTCTCTTGATTGTTTTCCTTTTCTTGCCCCTGGCAGCGATTGCCCAGGAGTTTTCTCCGGTCGTGTCGACCGATTGGCTCCAGCAGAATCTTGATAATCCAAAAGTAATCATCGTGGATATCCGGAAAGTTGAAGACTATCGGGCAGGCCACATTCCCGGCGCAATCAGCATGTTCTATGGGACCTGGGCGATAAAAAAGGGTGAATTGGACAACCAGCTTCCGGAGGATGATGAACTCATCGATTTATTGAGTTCCGCGGGCATCAGTCCTGACTCGATTGTTGTTGTAGCTGGGACTACGGAATCAGGTCCCGACCGGGTCAACACAACCCGGGTTGCCTGGACGCTGAAATACGCCGGGGTTAAAACCGTCGGCATCCTCGACGGGGGGCATACCAAGTGGATGGTAAGGGAAAAACGGGCCGTGTCGACAGAGGCCGTAAAGCCGAAGGCAAAGCCCTACCGCGGGAAATTTGACAAGAATCTTCTGGCTAAAAAAGACTATGTCATGAGTCAACTGGGGAAAGCCTTGATTGTGGATGTCCGGGAGCCGGAATTTTTCAGCGGCACAAACAAGCTTCCCTTTGTCGCAAAGGCGGGCAGAATCGCAGGGGCGGTCAATCTCCCGACAGCACAAGTGTTCGAGAAGTATCCGCCGGGTGAACATCTTGAAACCTGCTGCTATACCTTGAAAGACAAGGCGCAATTGAAAAATATGGCTTCCGGCGTTGTGGGCAGCGATCTATCCCGGGAGATCATCGTTTACTGTGATTCGGGACGGGTAGCCAGCATGTGGTGGTTCATTCTGCATGATGTCCTCGGATACACAAACGTCAGGAATTACGACGGCTCCATGCAGGAATGGGCAAAAGATCCGAACGCAAAGATGGAACCGTGA